In a single window of the Porites lutea chromosome 14, jaPorLute2.1, whole genome shotgun sequence genome:
- the LOC140924516 gene encoding BTB/POZ domain-containing protein 7-like, with protein MGANASSAENSPDSTLVRVPRYTLEEKRKKQSKLNTLKKKLSRNKGAFKIHDHGKMLRDLTQTWTTQEINALVEEYEAMMNVKELTNQTSLVRQSAPSLKKDLLRLYEEGICADATLVFENTSFHVHRAVLSSRCPYFKELFSQHPEENPVIHMEFKTEGMTKDIFSSLLSYLYTGDFTPKKSGLEYIDVLINLGEEFGTPNVLEQDFKQLFHSCEFADVALVFPAQGPSETFLSNDGNSISDQTYEVLCHKAILCSRSPYFRSLFLKKTLNFSEHKATNSSVLRLVLDESVMTRQYTRIVLQCMYTDSVDLSAVVKWSSEDRRYHAPGTHKLLTAAEIAMEVFEVASFIDLPVLIQGCEDIILEELSPSTLLPTLEWSSLPHGSDWVYRQAMQFLQDEFVNIAQSDAFSLMPKKYLVEALKSDFLQACEHDVLLSIVKWGEAQVLQNMADQDPFQESKKTSKRREIDSKQLKKVLSGVMEHVRIGHVLPPHSELLESVFRRGLVDRGMPLDIGEGSFYPNLPWMRRREEKDFVRPRLFLPYFEEAKIILQDHKHAEVQLMRHRVSSVSHNMPDTLYMIEPQKRTYTAPALVLSASASGRRDRDEQPSTPQTSRNEENELERYVRNRHRSDMSSGERDSTGPDKMAEREFALPDVAMELPSYVPDDDWDSAVGPSRLHPFGAEITESVPHPVPDVALPSSPTSSVSSSGIPPEYFQMNQSLEVLDDDSSSGSG; from the exons ATGGGGGCAAATGCATCTTCTGCAGAGAACTCACCTGATTCAACATTAGTAAGAGTACCAAGATATACTctagaagaaaagagaaagaaacaatCAAAGCTAAACACTCTTAAAAAGAAGCTGAGTAGGAACAAAGGGGCTTTTAAAATCCACGATCATGGAAAAATGTTGAGAGATTTAACACAGACATGGACAACGCAGGAGATAAATGCTTTAGTAGAGGAATATGAAGCTATGATGAACGTCAAAGAATTAACAAATCAGACCAGCCTTGTACGACAGTCTGCACCAAGTCTCAAGAAAGATCTCTTGAGGTTGTACGAAGAGGGGATTTGTGCTGATGCTACCTTAGTTTTTGAGAACACTAGTTTCCATGTGCACAGGGCTGTGCTGTCTTCGCGATGCCCTTATTTCAAGGAACTGTTCTCACAGCACCCTGAAGAAAATCCTGTGATTCATATGGAGTTTAAAACAGAGGGAATGACAAAGGACATTTTTTCATCTCTACTTTCCTATCTGTATACTGGAGATTTCACACCAAAGAAATCAGGACTGGAGTACATAGATGTGTTGATAAATCTTGGAGAGGAATTTGGAACACCCAATGTTTTGGAGCAGGACTTCAAACAGCTTTTTCACAGCTGTGAATTCGCTGACGTGGCACTTGTTTTTCCAGCACAAGGCCCTTCGGAAACCTTTCTTTCAAATGATGGTAACTCAATCTCTGATCAAACCTATGAAGTTCTGTGCCACAAAGCTATTCTTTGTTCAAGATCGCCTTATTTCAGGTCTTTGTTTCTTAAGAAGACGCTAAATTTCTCTGAACATAAAGCAACAAATTCAAGTGTACTCAGACTAGTCCTTGATGAATCAGTTATGACACGACAATACACACGAATAGTTTTACAGTGCATGTATACAGACTCTGTGGATTTGTCTGCTGTTGTAAAGTGGAGCTCTGAGGATAGAAGATATCATGCCCCTGGAACTCATAAATTGTTGACGGCAGCAGAAATTGCTATGGAAGTGTTTGAAGTAGCAAGTTTTATTGATTTACCTGTGCTCATTCAGG GGTGTGAAGATATCATTCTTGAAGAACTCTCCCCCTCTACCCTTCTTCCCACCTTGGAGTGGAGCTCCCTCCCGCATGGATCAGACTGGGTCTACAGACAAGCGATGCAGTTTCTACAGGATGAATTTGTGAACATTGCGCAGTCAGATGCATTCTCCTTGATGCCTAAGAAATATTTGGTGGAAGCATTAAAATCTGATTTTCTACAG GCCTGTGAACATGATGTTTTGTTATCCATTGTCAAATGGGGTGAAGCTCAGGTTCTTCAGAATATGGCTGATCAAG atcCATTCCAGGAAAGCAAGAAAACCTCCAAGAGGCGAGAAATTGACAGCAAGCAACTTAAGAAAGTGCTATCAGGTGTGATGGAGCATGTAAGGATTGGACATGTCCTACCACCACATAGTGAACTGCTAGAAAGTGTGTTCCGCCGAGGTCTTGTTGATCGAGGGATGCCTCTTGATATTGGCGAAGGAAGTTTCTATCCCAATTTACCATGGATGAGGAGACGAGAAGAAAAGGATTTTGTTCGACCAAGACTTTTTTTACCATACTTTGAGGAAGCAAAG ATAATTCTTCAAGACCACAAGCATGCTGAAGTACAGCTGATGAGACACCGCGTGTCAAGTGTCAGCCACAACATGCCCGACACACTGTACATGATTGAGCCACAGAAACGAACCTATACAGCACCAGCCCTCGTCCTTTCAGCCTCAGCCTCGGGAAGAAGAGATCGAGATGAACAGCCTTCAACACCACAGACTTCCAGGAATGAAGAGAATGAATTAGAGAGATATGTGAGAAACAGGCATAGAAGTGATATGTCATCAG GTGAGAGAGATTCGACTGGTCCTGATAAAATGGCCGAACGTGAATTTGCTCTCCCGGATGTTGCAATGGAGCTACCGTCTTATGTCCCGGATGATGACTGGGACTCAGCAGTCGGACCTTCCAGGTTGCATCCTTTTGGAGCGGAG